Below is a genomic region from candidate division WOR-3 bacterium.
AAGAGATTTACCGGATAAGCGGTATACGGAGTCGCCCACCTGTTAGCCTAAACCGTCTTATAAAATTTCTTAAAGGTTGTATCTTATTCTTTAAGACCCAGATAGTCTTGTAAGGTTTTTCTTAATATGAATTTGATTGTTTCTAAGTCCGGCTTTGAGAGAACTTAAACCGCAATCTAATAGAAAGTTTAATATCATTTCTGATAGTAATCTTGTTGGAACACTTTGGTTTCCAAGTGGTTGTAGGTGGAGACAGAATCTTTTCAAACAGTCTTTTGGGAATGTAGCGTTTAAGCGCGGGGAACTTATTACTTTTTACTAAATATATATACTAATACCTAAAATATATATAATATATATACTAATTAGTCCTATATTAAATTATATATACTAACTAATTAGTCCTATATTAATCGGTAATAAGATAGACACTCGGAGAGTCTTTTATACAACATTACATTTTGCTTAATGTATAAGATAGTTTCAAATAAACTCCTGAAAAAACTTTTCTATTCACGAATCGATGGGGAATAGCGAAGATAAATTAGGTGCTAGCCATAAGAATAGATAGGTAAAACTCAGACTTATTTTAGATTGAAACAGAATAACTTAAAAGATTTTTCGGATTTTTGTTGCTATGCAATTTTCATTGTTCTTCAGGACTTAGTGATAACGGATTGATATAGAAAGCCTTATTTAAATTTGTTGATGTGGTGTTTAAATCTTTTTAATATCAACAAATTTTGAGTGTTTCGGTCTTTAATCAAAAATCGGCTATTTTAGGATATATCGATATGACAAAAAAATTATTAGAAGTCAGTGCCAATGCTGAAATAGAATTTCCAATTGCGATTTGGAGTTTGAGAAAGTGGTTTGGCAAAATCAAATCTTAGGATAAAATAAGATATTTGGACTCTGAGCCCGGCTCCGAAACCTAATTTTAGGTCCTCAAACCCACTATCAGAACGATAAATTACCACTGGGTCATTAAAAGCAATACCGGCATCGAAAAATGTAACGCCCCGGATATTTTTAATATCTATCGGTATCGGATAGGCAATTTTTAATCGGTCAATAAAAGGATGTCTCAATTCAATTATACCCAGAACAACTTTATTGCTCGGTTGATAGTAAAACTCACCGTAATCATAGCCCCGGATATTTTCTCCGCCTAAATAAAACAGTTCCGGATTAAGACCAAAACTACTTATCCCAAATAACCAATTAGCTAAAGTATATCTTTTTGATAACCGAAAATAGTTTCGAAAATCTAAATAGGTCGTATAAAATTTATAATCGGAAAAGGGCAGGGTTTGATAAGTTTCTAAACGCGTTCGGATACCTTTCACTGGACCCCAGTCCGTCCAAATAGTATTGTCAAAAACAAACGCTTCTGATAAAAGAAAGATTTTACTTTTAGTATAATTATATCTTTCGTTGGAGAAGTTTACTAAGAAGTTATCACTCCAATATCCGATAGTTCCCAGTTCAAATCGGGTAAATTTATCTAAGGGATAAGAGCCAAATAATTCACCACCGCGATATCGTATAATGTGCACAGAATCAGGGTATCTGCCCGAATAATCAAAATATTGGATTAATCCTAAACCCCAATCGGTCCGTTTAGTTAGATTCCAATAGTAACAGAAAATATTGGAATTAGCAATATCTTTGTAGAGTTCAGTTTGTAAGAAAAATCGGTGGTTTCCTAAGACATCACTTAGGACCAATTCCACATTACCCGAAAAGCCACCTTGCGTTGAATAGCCCGCAGAACCGATTCCATAATCTGGTGTTAAAGTAAATTGATAGGAACTAACTTTATTATAATCAATACCAGTTGCTTGATAGACATCAGTTGATTTGGTCATTGCGACTATATCAATCGGCGGGACTATTGGCTTTAACCGCGGAATCTGAGAAAAGGGTTCTCGTATTACACAGACATCCCAACCCTGATTAGTATAATAACTAAATGCTAAAACGCTATCATTTTGCGATATTGATGGATAATGGCTACTGCTGATAAATTCTGTTTTGTGAGTTAGAGTTTGGTCGGTCAAAGAATAGATAAATAAGGCGATATTAGCGCTACCGGATTTCTCTTCCGCCAAGTTTTGGTCCTCGGCCGTATAAATTATATATTTGCCGTCGGAAGAGAAAATCGGATGTGCCAGATAACGAGCGCGCTTAACATTTCTGATGCGCTTAAGGCTGAGCGTTCCTTCGGCATTGAGAGAATTGGCTGTGGTCTTAAAAATCCCATAATTCCCTGGTATCCAGTCATCTGCCTCGGGTCGGTCCGAAACAAAGACAATCTCTTTACCATCAGGAGAAAAATAAGGGTCTCGGTCTTCATAATAATCATAAGTGATGCGTGTAAGTTTGCCATTAGTTAAATCAGTAGTATAAATATCCGCATAGCCGTTTTTTAAGCCAACAAAGACAACCTTTTGATTATCCGGGGAAAATTTTGGCGAATAGATTCCATCAAGATGGTAAGAAAGTCTCTTTTTAACTTTACCAGAGGGATAGTCCACAATCACAATATTATCTTTGCCCTGACTGCGGGCAACTAAAACAATTTCTCGTTCGTCGCTAGACCAGGCCAGACCGCCGCGCAAAACAGAGACATTCTCAAAACCGCCACTCCGTTCACCCTTAACCAGATGCTTGATAATTTTACCATCAATTGCCGAGATGACATACACATCTGTATAACCGTTACGGTCAGAAATAAAAGCAATCTTAGTTCCAGAAGGCGAAATCACTGGTGCGGTATTGTATATTGCACCCTCAGCCGTATGGTTGGTTAAAACTGTTGCAATAGAAAAATTGTCCTTTTGCGCAATTAATGGCCAGTATTTGATTTTCAAATAGTCTTCTAATTTTTGACTCATTTTAGAAACGCTGATACCAAATGATTCTTTGAATGCTGATTCCAGATTACGTTTGGCTTTCAGGGAATGAATAAACTCAAAGATTTTTTGCCGTCCATATACTTCATTAACATAACGGAAGAACGCTTCGCCAATCCGATAGTTTATATATCCCATCGCATCGTTTAACTTATCAAGGCTGACAAACTGGTTATTAAGCATCAGGTCGCGTAAATATACTTCACTAAAGACTTCGGGTTTTTCTTCGGATGAGAGAAACTCTGATATGCCTTCTGCAACCCACAGCGGAATCTGAAAATCACTAACTAAAGTAAAGATTGAAGCCAATCGCGGTTTATAAAACAATTCAAACTCAAAGATATGGGTTATTTCGTGTTCTAAAACAATACGAAAATCCCGATATGAGCCATTAAAAGGCACAACTACCCGATTCTTAAATAATTCCGAAAATCCGCCAACCGATTCTTCGATAATATCCAAAATAATATTAGTCTGTCCAAATTCATTCGGTGAATTATAGATAATGAGAGGAATTTTGTTCTTTATCTCCGTTTTTAGCGCTGAGGCGATCTTTTGGTAAAAATCCTCAGCATATTTTGAGGCATACTCAGCAAGCCCTTCACCGCCTTCATAAAAATAGATATTAAAATGTGTGGTTGATAATATTTTGAATTGAAAATCCTGATACTGGACTTTATTTTTACTGAAATAATATTGCCCAGAAACTAAATTAAAGCCAACACTGATAATAAAAACTAAAAACCACAAACGAAAATCTCTTTGGAGCAGAGGTAACAAAGTCTGGGCAATTATCTTAAGACACCTATTAACTATCATAGAAAACAAATAATCATTTAATTATTGCTCCGGGCAATCGATAAATACCCCGCCAATATAAAATAGTATCTTCTAAGTTATAGTCCTTTGCGATTTTCCCTTTGATGATTTCACCAATAAACCAAGTGCGGTCACCGCAGTTAATTTCTTGCACGACTTTACATTCAATATTCACCGGACATTCCTTAATACTAACTGTCTTCACTGATAAAGAAGTCTCTTGAGTCAAACCGGTTTCCTTAAATTTATCTACTTTTCGACCAGATTGGGCACCACAAAAAATGGTTGCTGATAATAGATTCTTGGTTGGTATATTAATCACAAATTCTTTACTTTCTTTTATTAGATGGTGCGAATATCTTTCAGGTTTAATGCCAATCCCGATTAATGGTGGCGCAAATGAAAAGATATGGACCAGTGTGACCGTAATAATATTGTTTCCACTGGTAACTAAAACTGTGGGAAAAGCCGAAAAAGTGGCAATCAACTTTGAGGATTCGCTCACAGTTATTTTTTCCATAATAAATATTATCTTAGGAGAATATAAAAGTCAACTTCAATGATTGGTTGTCTCATTATTCCACACCAGTTTAAGCAAAAGCAAAGCAATGGTTGAGAAGAAAAGATCAATTTGTCCGCAAGATTTCAGAAGTTCCATTTTAATCAACGCGTAGCCAGACTTTTCTCGATCTCTTTAGAAAGTTTGAGTAAATCTGGTTTGTAACCTCTTATCGTAAAGGTTGCTTTTTCATCTTTATCTATTCGCCGAACGACTTCACAAGTTTCGTAGATTTTACTTATTAAATCACCGCGCTTTAGCGAGATGGTTAGCCTTCGGGTAATAAGTTGTGATTTCATAAATTCTATAATTGTGGCCTTTAATTTTTCAAAACCCTCACCAGTTAATGCGGAAACAAAGACGCTTTGGGGATATTTGTCTTTCAATCGGCGTATAATTTTGGGTTCAAAGATGCGGTCAATTTTATTAAAGACCATTAAAATTGAATTGTTTTGACATCCGATTTCTTTAAGCGTATTATCCACAACTTGAATTTTCTCCTCAATATTCTCTTCACTGGCGTCAACGATATGTAAGATTAAATCCGCTTCTTTAGTTTCTGAAAGGGTCGCGCGAAAACTGGCAATCAGTTCATGCGGGAGATTGCGAATAAAGCCGACTGTATCAGTAATAAAAACCTTTAATCGCTTTGTCAAATTAAAAGCCTTTGTATTTGGGTCCAAGGTTGCAAACATATAAGGAGCTACTTTAACTTGAGCACCCGTTAACCGGTTCATAACACTTGATTTACCAGCGTTAGTATAACCGACTAAAGAAATCTTAAAGAATGGTTGGCGCTTTTTTCGTTGCACAGCCCGTTCTTTGTCAATACGCAACAGTTGCCGGTATAAGGTATCAATTCGGTCTTTAATGCGGCGTCGGTCGATTTCCAATTTCTTTTCACCTGGACCACGAGTGCCAATACCGCCACCTAAACGAGAAAGTTCTGTTCCTAAACCAATAAGATTAGTGCGGCGGTATTCGAGTTGGGCTAATTCTACTTGAGTTTTGGCTTCTGCGGTTTTGGCATGTTGCGCAAAGATGTCTAAAATCAACATTGTACGGTCAATTACTCGTACCTTCGTCGCCTCAGAAATATTTCTCATTTGAGAAGGTGTTAACGGGTCATCAAATATTAATAAATCAATCTGATGTTTGTGACACAACTGTCTTATTTCTTCGATTTTCCCTTTGCCTAAAAGCGTGGCCGGATTCAAATCTTTTTTTACTTGGAGAATCTTTTCAACGACAGTACCACCAGCAGTTTGCGTCAAAGATGCCAATTCTTCTAATGAATCAATCTTTTTCCAACGCTCAACTGAAGAGCGAGCGACTCCAATTAGTAAAACACGCTCCATATTTAATATTCAAAACTATTACTCATCAGCAAGACTAATCTCATCTATTTTAATATTTACGATTCAAAACTGCGACCATCAACAAAACCATTCCATCAATAAAAATCCTTCTTTTTATGAGGCAAAGGCAAATATTTTCTTATTAAGCCCTTTTGTCAATATGTCCGTAATAGTCATAAGTAGAAAATGAGCAATTGATTATTGACGCAAGACATAAAAAATTCTCTGGAAGATTGTGTAGATGTTACCAACTAAAATAATGCTAAGCGCAATAATAAAATATTTTGGTCCTAAAAAAAAGACACCAACTATTAAAATCAAAAATCTTACTGGTCGTTCAAACAATCCAATTTTACATTCTTTACCAACACCCTCAGCCCGAGCTCGAATATAACTTACCAACAGAGAAGAGAAGGCGGTTAAAAAGATTATAATTGACATTAGATTATGCTCCTGATGATTAAAAACATTGCCCATTATCCCAATTGAATTTTTCTGATAATAAAGGAAAAGACCAAAAAAGATTAAAATTTCTGCTATCCGGTCGATTACAGAATCTAAAAAAGCGCCCATAACATTAACGCTTTGAGACCTTCGCGCAACTTCTCCATCGATAGTATCAAATAAAGCAACCATCACTAAAAGTATGCCACCGATAAACCAAAGACCTTGAGCAAAAAAGAAAACATTAAGTAAACTAAAAGGGATTGACATTAAGGTTATGATATTGGCGGGAATCTTTAAGCGCACAATCAAATTAGTTATTGGCATTAAAAATTTGCGTCCGATATTCTTATGAGTTTCTCGCATAATTAAAATTGGAAGATAGGGATGGAATCACTGTCTTATATGATTTTGTCATTATTCTTATGTGTTTCTCTCATAAAAATGGAAAATATGGACAAAGTCACTATTTTGTATAATTTCGTCATTAAAATTAAAAACAATAAATCCATTTATCATAATTATTATCACATTTTTCCGATATATTTTAGAGATTTCATTTTTCCTTACCAGCGATTATTAGTACGATTTCACCTTTTATCTCTTTATCGCTTATTTGGTTAATTATTTCGCTAATATTACCCCGCCACACAGTCTCAAATTTTTTGGTTAATTCTTTAGCTAAAACTGCTTTTCGGTCTCCGAAAATTTCTTGAATCGTGGTAAGTGATTTCATTATCCGATGGGGTGAGTCATAAAAGACCATTGTGCGGGGCTCATCTTTTAGTTCCATAAGTTTTTTTCGCTTTCTACCTTCGCGTTTTGGTAAAAACCCTTCAAAGACAAACCGGTCACTGGGTAGACCAGATATAACAATTGCGGTTAAGAGCGCAGATGGACCAGGAATTGCGGTAACCAAAATATTTTCTGCTATTGTTGCGCGAATCAAATAAAAACCCGGGTCGGAAATACCTGGGGTTCCAGCATCAGAGACTAAGCCCACGCTTGCGCCTTGTTTTATCATATTTATAATTTCTGGAGTTCGCGATTTTTTATTATATTCGTAGAAACTAATAAGTTTATTTTTGATATTATAGTGTTTTAGTAAAAGACCCGTATGACGCGTATCTTCACAGGCAATTATATCAACTTTTTTTAAGACATCTAAAGCCCTAAGGGTAATGTCTTGGAGATTACCAATGGGCGTGCTAATAATATAGAGACCAGGTAATAATCTTTCTTCATCCATAACTGATATTAATTGCAACGATTGTTAGCATTTTTTTAATAACTAAGCCGGAATAAGAAGTAATTAAGCGTCTAAAAATCACATTTTATAATTACTAATGTAATTCTAATTAATTCTCAATAAAAGTCAATGCACCTTGATTTTACCCATAAACTTAACCACATTATCATCGATAATTGTATAATATAAAATAATATAATTTCTAATTAGTTTTCGATAAAAGTCAAATCTCCTATAATCTTACCACAAAACTTGACCACATCTATTACAACATAAAAATAAGAATATTAACATTTAAGCAAAAAGGGTTTGCTATTGGCTTTTAATATTGGACTTTTGAACCTTTGACATTTGCTGACATTAAAATCAAGCAGGTGCAACCTGTTTATCTTGCTAATCCTATAGAATCTTAAACTACTACCATTTCAGACCTTACTGTTATTCTGAATGTAGCGAAGGATCTTAACAGCAAACATTCCTCAGCATAGGAGATTCTTTCTCACTTTGCTCTTCAGAATGACATTTTCGTCTCTTTTGTTATTCTAAGCGCAGTGAAGAATCCCAACTTGTCGAGAAGTATGGAGAATTTAATAAGATTGCTTATATCTTTTAACATAGAATTTTTGAACATTTAAGATTTGTTAGTATTATCAGGAGCAGCGTGCAAATTGGGTATGTGTTTTTGTTTTTATCTTGAAACCTATTCTATGTTTTGATACACGTCATCTTTTTTAAATGTGGAATTACTTTAAGAGATATTTTGGATATGTATTTACGGATTCATCTTAAAAACTTATCTTAATTGTGGGAAGCGTCATTTTCAAATACGGCGTTATAATAAGAGATATTTTGGATATGTATTTACGGATTCATCTTAAAAACTTATCCTAATTGTGGGAAGCGTCATTTTCAAATGTGGCGTTATAATAAGAGATATTTTGGATATGTATTTACGGATTCATCTTGAAAACTTATCTTAATTGTGGGAAGCGTCATTTTCAAATACGGCGTTATAATAAGTGATATTTGGGCCTGTATTTTCGATTTCATCTTAAAACTTATTTCAGGAGCCGTAATGCGTCATTTTCAAATACAGAGGATAATAAGTGCAATTTTATTTAATCCGAATTAATCTGAGCACATCATTGGTTAAAGCAAAGACAAGAATAATACCAATTAGAGCATAACCAATCCAAAAAGCAATTTCCCATTCTCTTTTCTTAAGTTTTCTGCGTTTAAGTCGTTCTATTATATAAAGCAAAACTCTGCCACCATCTAAAATTGGAATGGGAATAATATTAATTACTGCCAGATTAATTGATAACAATGCCCATAGGCCGATGAAATATTCTGGTCCCCATTGGGCACCTTCGTAAGTATATTTTGCGACCATTACTGGTCCACCAATAGCAGATTTCGGTAATTTGCCGGCAATAATTTTATAAATAATTACAAAGGTTTGGCCAAAAACATAAACAGTTCTTAATCCAGCGGTACTGATGGCAACTGGCAAAGAAAGATTTTTCGTCGGCAGTTTTACCCAAATCCCAATCATACCAATTCGTTTTTGGCTAATTTCTTCAGATGCCGCTTCCGGCTGAATACTATCTTCAAGCACTTGATTACCTCTGCGCCACTTTAAGAATAACTTTTTGCCACTTGAGTTCTGAACGATTTCCACAAAACTGCTCCATTCTTTAATCGGAATACCAGAAACTTCTATGATTTCATCGCCTTTTTTAAGACCAATTTGGGCAGCAGGGCTTTTGGCTTTCACGCGCTCAACCACGGGCGCAATAAATGGCAGAAATTGAAATGAGTCTTTAGGGATTTTATAATTGATAACTTTTATTTCCTCATTGCGCTTAATAGTTATGTCGGCTTCGGTCAAATGCGATAACTTATTTTGTAAATCTTCCCAGTTTTTAATTGTGTCTTGGTTTACTTTCAGGATATAATCACCTTTTTCAAATCCCACATATGCAGTTGTTGTGTTGGGTTCAGGAATAATTCTGGGCTCAAGGGTTTTAACGCCAAATACGGCATAGAGGATTGTGGTCAAAATAAATCCGAGAAGGAGATTAAAAAGTGGTCCAGCAAGGATAACCGCAGATTTTTTGCCTAAAGGAGCAGCATTAAAACCAGTTTCCGAGGTTATCTCATCACCTTCCAGTTTAATAAAACCACCTAAAGGAATTATAGAAATCTGATATAAAGTGGAGCCAATCTTTTTCTTAAAAATGGTGGGACCAAAACCAATTGAGAAAACTTCTACAGGTAGTCTATTAATCTTAGCAAAGATTAAATGACCAAATTCGTGGACTATAATTAATGAACCGATTACGATTACAACTAATAATAATGGCGAAATCATAATATAGGTATTAGTTGAAAGAGTGTAGGACTAAATGCGATTGAAAAACTTCTACAAGTGGTTTATTAATCTCAGCAAAGTGTAAATGTCCAAACACCGAGACCGCAATAAATGAACCAATAACGGTTGCTACTAATAATAAAGATGAAATCATAATATCAGTATTAGTCGAGGGTAATTAGCCATTGGCCAATTAATAAAACAAACTGCTGTTGGACTAACATATTCACATCCTTACTGTCTGCTATTGGCAATTAGCGATTGGCTAATCTTAGAAGCATATTCTTTTGCCATTTGTTCATATTTTAATAAAGTCTTTAAATTAGGATTTTTCACAAAAGGTATTTTTTCCATAACGCTTTTGATGATATTGGGGATGGAGTTAAAATCAATTTCGCCTTGTAAAAATTTCGTCACAGCAATTTCGTTAGCGGCATTATACACACAAGGTAGGGTTCCGTCAAGAGCGATAGCATCATAGGCTAATTGTAAAGCAGGAAATTTTTTCAGATCTGGCCGATAGAATTCTAATCGTTGCACCGAAGTTAAATCAAGATTTTTCACTAAAGAAAATTTGCGTTCAGGAAAGGTCAAAGCATATTGGATACATAGTCGCATATCAGGAATTGCCAGTTGGGCTAATACTGAGTTATCAACAAATTCCACCATTGAATGGACAATACTCTGCGGATGAATCAAAACTTTAATTTTGTCCGGTGGAATTTGAAAAAGTCTTGAGACCTCAATCACTTCTAATCCTTTATTCACCAAAGTTGCCGAATCTATCGTATTCTTTTTACCCATTTGCCAAATGGGATGGGATAATGCTTGTTTTAAGGTAACTCGGCTTAAATCTTTGCGCCGCAAGAAAGGTCCGCCTGAAGCCGTGATAATTACACTTTTTACTTCTTTTAGTTTGCGGCCATAAAGACATTGATGTAAACCGACCAGTTCAGAATCAATAGGCAGGATGGGAGTATGAGATTTTTTCTGTTTACGCATTATAACTTTCCCAAATCCGACCAAAAGTTCTTTAGTTGATAAAGCAATCTTTTTTTTCATCTCAATACTTTTAATCAAAGGTATAATACCACTGGTGCCAGTCATTGCCATTACTAAAATATCAATCTTATCATCTTGAGCAATTTCCATTAAACCGCTTTCACCACTTAAAATAGTGAATTTATCGGTTAATTTGGGAATTTTGCTTCTTAATAATCGGTAAAGTTTTTCTTTGGTATGGTCATCGCCCACGACAACTATTTGAGGTAAGAAATGTTGCATCTGTTTTGCCAATAATTGATAATTGCTACCCGCAGACAGAGCATAGACTTTGAAGTCTGACTTCAAGTGTTCAATTACTTCAAGAGTACTTTGGCCAATTGAACCGGTTGAGCCCAAAATCGCAATCCTTTTCATATTAGAGACTCCTAAACCGAGTCTGAACGATAAAGGTTAGAGCACGACTGAGAAAAATTTTAAGATTTTGGATTTTATTCATTCTTCTAAGATTTTGACTCAAATCTATACTTCTCTGGAAAAATATATCTCATCGATTTTTCAGGTGCTTTAACATTTCAAGGTCAATCGATTTTCAAATTTAATTTAGAAGCTGGTATTGTATAGGTAGGTTTCAAATGTTTTAAGATTTCAAGGTCAATCCGGTCAGTAATTTTTAAGTTTAATTTAGCACCCGGTATTGTATAGATTTTTACTTTTATGCGTTCTAACAGTTGGGCATCATCAGTAGCATAATATTTATCTTGATATGCTTTTTGATAGGCTCTTTTTAAGAGTCCGATTTCAAAAAACTGCGGCGTTTGAGCCAGACATAGCTTTGAGCGGTCAAGAGTTTTCTTTACTATATTATGTCTGACCACTTTCACGGTATCTTCAATAGGAACAACTGGAATACACGCCTTATATTTTTGGCAATAATTAAACCCTTGTTCAATTAATTCATTTGAAAGACCGATTCTCACTGCGTCATGAATTGCAACATAACCTGTATCAGGTAAGGCTTTTAATGCATTATGCACAGAGTCCTGTCTATGTTTGCCACCAATCACAAGCGCACTGACTTTAGAAAAATTGTTTCGTTTGATAAGAGTCGCTACTCGGCTTAAATGTCTTTTCTGCACGGCCACAATAATCTTATCAACACAAGATGATTGCTGGAACATTTTAATTGCATAATATAGCACTGGTTTACGTCTTATGAGCGCAAACTGCTTCTCTTTACCAAATCTCTTGCCTTTACCAGCAGCAAGAACAATTGCGTAATTCATTATATATTGCTCCGACTCAAAGGATGCAAGGGAACCCAATATAACCAATAAAACAGATGCTGAAAAGTCTTTTTTATAAGAGTAATGCTAATGTCTCTTTCTGGTCAAAATATGTTGAGCAAGCAATTTTCGTAAATTTGTGATTGGAGAGTAATTTCTCATCTAATGGGATAATCAATTTTAATTGCGGCGCGCACCAATTCCATAGTCTTCTCACCTTCTTGTTTAGCGCGTTTGGTGCCGACTCTTAATATCTCATTTAATCGGTCAACATCTTTTTCATACTCAGCGCGTCGTTGTCGGATTGGCTCAAGGAGAGCATTAATAACAGAAATCAATATCTTTTTACAGGCAACACAACCAATTTTACCTTTTTTACAACTTGCTTCTAACTCTAAGACAAAATTAGGATTAAAAACCTTCTGATATGAGAAAATATTACAAATCTCCGGGTGGCCGGGGTCAGTAGCGTGAATCCGAGCAGGGTCAGTAATTGCTTGATTAATTCGTTCAGCAACAACATTAGGGGGGTCAGAGAGATAGATACAATTACCCAGACTTTTACTCATCTTGGCATTACCATCTAATCCCATTAATCGGGGAACACTGGAGACTAAGGCTTCTGGTTCAATTAAAACCGGTGCATACAGTTCATTAAACCGACGGACGATTTTCCGAGTTAACTCAATATGGGGAAGTTGGTCTGCGCCCACGGGCACAAGATGTGCCCGACAGAAGGTAATATCAGCGGCTTGACTAATCGGATAACCCAAAAATCCATACGGCTTACGATGTTCAAAACCATATTGTTTGGCTTCAGTCTTAATTGTCGGATTATGCGATAAGACATTTATTGATACCAGCATTGAATAGAAAACCGTCAACTCAGCGATTTCAGGAATCTGGGACTGGATAAAAATTGTACTGACATTAGGGTCAACACCACAT
It encodes:
- the ispD gene encoding 2-C-methyl-D-erythritol 4-phosphate cytidylyltransferase, translating into MNYAIVLAAGKGKRFGKEKQFALIRRKPVLYYAIKMFQQSSCVDKIIVAVQKRHLSRVATLIKRNNFSKVSALVIGGKHRQDSVHNALKALPDTGYVAIHDAVRIGLSNELIEQGFNYCQKYKACIPVVPIEDTVKVVRHNIVKKTLDRSKLCLAQTPQFFEIGLLKRAYQKAYQDKYYATDDAQLLERIKVKIYTIPGAKLNLKITDRIDLEILKHLKPTYTIPASKLNLKID
- the dxr gene encoding 1-deoxy-D-xylulose-5-phosphate reductoisomerase, which gives rise to MKRIAILGSTGSIGQSTLEVIEHLKSDFKVYALSAGSNYQLLAKQMQHFLPQIVVVGDDHTKEKLYRLLRSKIPKLTDKFTILSGESGLMEIAQDDKIDILVMAMTGTSGIIPLIKSIEMKKKIALSTKELLVGFGKVIMRKQKKSHTPILPIDSELVGLHQCLYGRKLKEVKSVIITASGGPFLRRKDLSRVTLKQALSHPIWQMGKKNTIDSATLVNKGLEVIEVSRLFQIPPDKIKVLIHPQSIVHSMVEFVDNSVLAQLAIPDMRLCIQYALTFPERKFSLVKNLDLTSVQRLEFYRPDLKKFPALQLAYDAIALDGTLPCVYNAANEIAVTKFLQGEIDFNSIPNIIKSVMEKIPFVKNPNLKTLLKYEQMAKEYASKISQSLIANSRQ
- the trpS gene encoding tryptophan--tRNA ligase — encoded protein: MQAKKRILTGDRPTGPLHLGHYVGSILNRVKLQYDYDTFIIIADVQALTTNFEHPERLKQDVYNVLLDNLACGVDPNVSTIFIQSQIPEIAELTVFYSMLVSINVLSHNPTIKTEAKQYGFEHRKPYGFLGYPISQAADITFCRAHLVPVGADQLPHIELTRKIVRRFNELYAPVLIEPEALVSSVPRLMGLDGNAKMSKSLGNCIYLSDPPNVVAERINQAITDPARIHATDPGHPEICNIFSYQKVFNPNFVLELEASCKKGKIGCVACKKILISVINALLEPIRQRRAEYEKDVDRLNEILRVGTKRAKQEGEKTMELVRAAIKIDYPIR